The following coding sequences lie in one Listeria ivanovii subsp. londoniensis genomic window:
- the rnr gene encoding ribonuclease R, producing MEQKQMEEKIINLLTETPNKTFALEDLEIEIALNNADDFKLMVKSLVKLEDSGTIVRSRKNRYALPEKMDLVKGTFRAHERGFGFVLPEEKELDDIFIPPNEVKDAMNGDLVFATITKRKSDNLAEGTIKKIVERKTTQIVGTYMEDLAGTPIVIPDDKRLFGEVEIDLEDGLKPVDGHKVIVELTEYATGHARSRGVVKSIIGHRNDPGVDILSIIHKHGISIGFPEEVMEQVSKAPDVVNTSDIGNRRDLRDQMIITIDGADAKDLDDAVTVKQLPNGNWKLGVHIADVTHYVTEGSPLDVEAQDRGTSVYLVDRVIPMLPHKLSNGICSLNPQVDRFTMSCEMEIDADGHVVNHEIFESIIKTTERMTYTDVNDILVEKEEALREKYAAIVPMLEAMQNLAEILRTKREKRGAIDFDFKEARVVVDEDGHPEAVVMRERSAGEHLIEEFMLAANETVAEHFHWMDVPFIYRIHEDPKEDKLARFFEFITNFGLIVKGTANDIHPAALQQVLEEVKGKPEEMVVSTVMLRSMQQAKYDTVSAGHFGLSTDFYTHFTSPIRRYPDLIVHRLIREYLINGDVRPETLEKRAEELPEIAEHSSKMERRAVEAERETDELKKTEFMVDKVGERFIGIISSVTNFGLFIELPTTIEGLVHVSAMKGDYFKFHQNQLAMIGERTGQIYRIGDEVEVEVTKVDVDAREIDFALRSEGKPGPVSEKQKRQREKPIDKTRNFKSSTKNNRNKRRTGKTEDAKPKSERKEDEWYTKPKKKKKKKPFYQGVAKESPKKKKRR from the coding sequence GTGGAACAAAAACAAATGGAAGAAAAAATTATTAATCTATTAACTGAAACGCCGAATAAAACATTCGCGTTAGAAGATTTAGAGATAGAAATCGCTTTAAATAATGCAGATGATTTTAAATTAATGGTCAAATCCTTAGTAAAACTGGAAGATTCCGGAACTATTGTCCGCTCAAGGAAGAATCGGTATGCCCTACCTGAAAAAATGGATTTGGTAAAAGGAACATTCCGTGCTCATGAACGTGGTTTTGGCTTTGTTCTCCCAGAAGAGAAAGAATTAGATGATATCTTTATCCCGCCAAATGAAGTGAAAGATGCAATGAACGGAGACTTGGTTTTTGCGACTATCACAAAACGTAAGAGTGATAATTTAGCAGAGGGTACTATTAAGAAAATCGTCGAGCGGAAAACCACGCAAATTGTTGGAACTTATATGGAAGATTTAGCTGGCACGCCAATTGTTATCCCTGATGATAAGCGCTTATTTGGAGAAGTGGAAATTGATTTAGAAGATGGCTTAAAACCAGTAGATGGCCATAAAGTTATCGTCGAATTAACCGAATATGCAACCGGACATGCTCGTTCTAGAGGTGTTGTAAAATCAATTATTGGCCACCGAAATGATCCTGGGGTGGATATTTTATCGATTATCCATAAACATGGCATTTCTATCGGATTCCCGGAAGAAGTGATGGAACAAGTAAGCAAAGCGCCAGATGTAGTTAACACATCGGATATTGGTAACCGCCGTGATTTACGAGATCAAATGATTATTACGATCGATGGGGCAGATGCTAAAGATTTAGATGATGCGGTTACTGTTAAACAACTTCCGAATGGCAATTGGAAGCTGGGCGTTCATATTGCGGATGTAACCCATTATGTGACAGAAGGCTCGCCGCTTGATGTCGAAGCGCAAGATCGCGGAACGAGTGTTTATTTGGTTGACCGGGTAATTCCGATGTTGCCACATAAACTATCGAATGGAATTTGCTCGCTTAACCCGCAAGTAGACCGTTTTACCATGAGTTGTGAAATGGAAATTGATGCAGATGGTCATGTAGTCAATCATGAAATTTTTGAAAGCATCATTAAAACAACAGAAAGAATGACCTATACGGATGTAAACGACATTTTAGTTGAAAAAGAGGAAGCATTACGCGAAAAGTATGCAGCTATCGTTCCAATGCTTGAAGCAATGCAAAATTTAGCAGAAATACTTCGAACTAAACGGGAAAAACGTGGTGCGATTGATTTTGATTTTAAAGAAGCTCGTGTAGTAGTTGATGAAGATGGACATCCAGAAGCTGTTGTAATGCGCGAACGTTCAGCTGGTGAGCACTTGATTGAAGAATTTATGCTTGCGGCAAACGAAACAGTGGCAGAACATTTCCACTGGATGGATGTACCATTTATTTATCGTATTCATGAAGATCCAAAAGAAGATAAACTAGCTCGTTTCTTTGAATTTATTACTAATTTCGGCTTAATTGTTAAAGGGACTGCTAATGATATTCATCCAGCGGCCCTACAACAAGTGCTAGAAGAAGTAAAAGGGAAGCCTGAAGAAATGGTCGTTTCAACTGTGATGCTTCGTTCTATGCAACAAGCGAAGTATGATACAGTAAGCGCAGGACATTTTGGTTTATCAACAGACTTTTATACGCATTTTACATCACCAATCAGACGTTATCCGGATTTGATCGTTCACAGGCTAATTAGAGAGTATTTAATTAACGGAGATGTTCGTCCAGAAACACTAGAAAAACGTGCTGAGGAGCTTCCTGAGATTGCTGAACATAGCTCTAAAATGGAACGTCGTGCAGTGGAAGCAGAACGTGAAACCGATGAACTCAAGAAAACGGAATTCATGGTTGATAAAGTTGGCGAACGTTTTATAGGTATCATTAGTTCTGTAACGAATTTTGGCTTATTTATTGAACTACCTACAACAATTGAAGGTTTAGTTCACGTTAGTGCTATGAAAGGTGATTACTTCAAATTTCACCAAAACCAATTAGCGATGATTGGTGAACGTACAGGTCAAATTTATCGTATTGGTGATGAAGTAGAGGTGGAAGTAACAAAAGTAGACGTAGACGCTCGCGAAATTGATTTTGCACTTCGCAGTGAAGGTAAACCAGGTCCGGTTAGTGAAAAGCAGAAACGTCAACGTGAAAAACCAATAGATAAAACGAGAAACTTTAAGAGTAGTACAAAAAATAATCGTAATAAACGCCGAACTGGTAAAACAGAAGACGCGAAACCAAAATCAGAACGTAAAGAAGACGAATGGTATACAAAACCGAAAAAGAAAAAGAAGAAAAAACCTTTTTACCAAGGAGTAGCAAAAGAAAGCCCGAAAAAGAAAAAACGTCGCTAG
- a CDS encoding alpha/beta hydrolase, which produces MKITPPQPFLFEKGPRAVLLLHGFTGSSADVRILGRFLQENNYTCYAPQYRGHGVSPDLLLQTGPKEWWEDVLTAYDHLKSLGYKEIAVAGLSLGALFSLKLGFSKPLKGIIAMSTPTRMDSSSPIIQGFLDYVRNYKKLEGKNPEQIDNEMLAYKDAPMNTIAKLKDEINGVAAEMDMIYAPIMVVQGEKDDMVDVSGAQFIYDTVESTEKELHWFKNSGHVITLDKERKEVNQAILTFLDSLDWQE; this is translated from the coding sequence ATGAAAATAACACCACCACAACCATTTTTATTCGAAAAAGGTCCTCGGGCAGTATTGCTTTTACATGGATTTACAGGAAGCTCAGCGGATGTGAGAATTCTAGGTAGGTTTTTACAAGAAAATAATTACACATGTTATGCACCTCAATACAGAGGTCACGGCGTATCACCAGATTTATTATTACAAACAGGCCCAAAAGAATGGTGGGAAGATGTTCTTACAGCATATGACCACTTAAAATCGCTTGGTTATAAAGAAATAGCTGTGGCTGGACTTTCACTAGGGGCACTTTTTTCATTAAAATTAGGTTTTTCTAAACCGTTAAAGGGAATTATAGCCATGAGTACTCCAACAAGAATGGATAGCTCGTCTCCAATAATCCAAGGCTTTTTAGATTATGTTCGTAATTATAAAAAATTAGAAGGTAAAAATCCGGAACAAATTGATAATGAAATGTTGGCATACAAAGACGCGCCAATGAATACCATTGCAAAACTAAAAGATGAAATAAATGGTGTAGCTGCTGAAATGGATATGATTTATGCCCCAATTATGGTTGTTCAGGGGGAAAAAGATGATATGGTCGATGTAAGCGGAGCACAGTTCATTTATGATACAGTGGAGTCAACAGAAAAAGAATTACATTGGTTCAAAAATTCTGGTCATGTAATAACACTAGATAAAGAACGAAAAGAAGTAAATCAAGCTATTTTAACCTTTTTAGATAGTCTAGACTGGCAAGAATAA
- the secG gene encoding preprotein translocase subunit SecG, with the protein MSTVLTVLLIIVSVLLITVIILQPGKSAGLSGAISGGAEQLFGKQKARGLELILHRTTIVLSIVFFVILIALAYFVQ; encoded by the coding sequence ATGAGTACAGTTTTAACGGTCTTACTTATCATCGTATCAGTACTGTTAATTACAGTTATCATACTTCAACCAGGTAAAAGTGCTGGCCTATCCGGCGCCATCTCTGGTGGAGCTGAGCAATTATTCGGTAAACAAAAAGCAAGAGGACTAGAACTTATTTTACATCGTACAACCATCGTTCTATCCATTGTTTTCTTCGTAATACTAATTGCACTGGCATACTTTGTACAGTAA
- a CDS encoding alpha/beta hydrolase — MSADRSFTLKAGNRAVLLLHGFAGTTEDVRELGEILAENGYTVHAPNFRGHGDEPAIFLKTTPEMWYEDAVAGYRQLEKDGYNEIAIVGVAMGGVFALKMAESFSPKAIVPLCANVNRKMRYIPIENYLTKQLKKQGIVEQEADNMLKNYLPEIDIMTEARASFYKNVAKDIEKIHVPTMIGQGCQDEEIDADNANYIFKHIHTDDKQLCFYAGSGHDIVNDCEKDILEEDLIYFLDDLVWLEEKVV, encoded by the coding sequence ATGAGTGCGGATCGTAGCTTTACGTTAAAAGCGGGAAATCGTGCTGTTTTGCTCTTGCATGGCTTTGCAGGGACTACAGAAGACGTAAGAGAACTTGGAGAAATTCTAGCAGAAAATGGGTACACAGTACATGCGCCAAATTTTAGGGGGCACGGGGATGAACCTGCTATTTTCTTGAAAACAACACCGGAAATGTGGTATGAAGATGCGGTGGCTGGATATCGTCAACTTGAAAAAGATGGATATAATGAAATTGCAATTGTCGGAGTAGCTATGGGTGGTGTTTTTGCACTCAAAATGGCAGAATCATTTTCACCAAAAGCAATTGTTCCACTATGTGCCAATGTGAACCGCAAAATGCGTTATATTCCAATCGAAAACTATTTAACTAAACAATTAAAGAAACAAGGTATAGTAGAACAAGAAGCCGACAATATGTTGAAAAACTACCTTCCTGAGATTGATATCATGACGGAAGCACGTGCTAGTTTTTACAAAAATGTTGCAAAAGATATCGAGAAAATTCACGTTCCAACTATGATTGGTCAGGGCTGCCAAGATGAAGAAATCGATGCAGATAACGCTAATTATATTTTCAAACACATTCACACAGATGATAAACAATTGTGCTTCTATGCTGGATCAGGTCACGATATTGTTAATGACTGTGAAAAAGATATATTAGAAGAAGACTTAATCTACTTCTTGGACGATTTAGTTTGGCTAGAAGAAAAAGTTGTTTAA
- a CDS encoding alpha/beta fold hydrolase, with product MIAEINGINIFYKIVGEGEPILLIHGNGQSHRAMKRMTDDLAIDHMVIAVDSRGHGQSDAGTTPLDFEIMALDMLSLLDFLKIDKYKVVGYSDGGIISLVMGKMQPSRQIASVVIGTNYHVNQIRFLPDLFCRIAYGVASIFAPFSRFFDRMKRQLALTIYHPHMSEADLQKISAPLLAVIGEFDMISSEDTQKMIHSVQRGEMEIINNGTHFLPRQNPKQLLQLIHTFFSRLSVKIHN from the coding sequence ATGATTGCAGAAATCAATGGAATTAACATATTTTATAAAATTGTTGGTGAGGGAGAGCCCATTCTGTTAATTCATGGGAATGGTCAAAGTCACCGTGCGATGAAGCGTATGACAGACGACTTAGCGATTGATCATATGGTGATAGCAGTAGATAGCCGAGGCCATGGTCAAAGTGACGCCGGAACTACGCCGCTAGATTTTGAAATAATGGCATTAGATATGCTCTCGCTACTTGATTTTTTAAAAATTGATAAATATAAAGTTGTTGGCTATAGCGATGGTGGGATTATTTCTTTAGTAATGGGGAAAATGCAGCCGAGTCGCCAAATTGCATCTGTTGTGATTGGAACAAATTATCATGTTAATCAAATTCGGTTCTTGCCAGATTTATTTTGTCGGATTGCTTATGGTGTAGCGAGTATTTTTGCGCCATTTAGCCGCTTTTTCGATCGAATGAAACGCCAACTGGCTTTGACAATTTATCATCCGCATATGTCAGAGGCGGACTTACAGAAAATTAGTGCGCCGCTTTTAGCTGTGATAGGTGAGTTTGATATGATTTCTTCAGAAGATACACAGAAAATGATTCATTCCGTTCAACGTGGCGAGATGGAAATTATAAATAATGGAACTCATTTTTTACCACGGCAAAATCCAAAGCAGTTGTTACAGTTAATTCACACTTTTTTTTCTCGTTTAAGCGTAAAAATTCACAATTGA
- the eno gene encoding phosphopyruvate hydratase: protein MSIITEVYAREVLDSRGNPTVEVEVYTEAGAFGRALVPSGASTGEYEAVELRDGDKARYLGKGVLKAVENVNDIIADKIIGFDVTDQIGIDKAMIELDGTPNKGKLGANAILGVSLAAARAAADELGVHLYEYLGGVNGKVLPVPMMNILNGGEHADNNVDVQEFMVMPVGAPNFKEALRMGAEILHALKAVLKGKGLNTGVGDEGGFAPNLKSNEEALETIMQAIKDAGYKPGEEVKLAMDAASSEFYNRETGKYELKGEGVTRTSEEMVTWYEEMITKYPIISIEDGLDENDWDGFKLLTERIGDRVQLVGDDLFVTNTTKLKEGIEKGIANSILIKVNQIGTLTETLDAIEMAKRAGYTAVVSHRSGETEDSTIADIAVATNAGQIKTGAPTRTDRVAKYNQLLRIEDNLADLAEYHGNDTFYNLKK from the coding sequence ATGTCTATTATTACTGAAGTTTATGCTCGCGAAGTCTTAGATTCCCGCGGTAACCCAACTGTTGAGGTTGAAGTTTATACTGAAGCTGGTGCGTTTGGCCGCGCTTTAGTTCCAAGTGGTGCTTCAACTGGTGAATACGAAGCTGTAGAATTACGCGATGGCGACAAAGCTCGTTACCTTGGAAAAGGTGTTTTAAAAGCTGTTGAAAACGTAAACGATATTATTGCTGACAAAATTATCGGTTTTGATGTAACTGACCAAATCGGAATTGACAAAGCAATGATCGAACTTGATGGTACACCTAACAAAGGTAAATTAGGTGCTAACGCTATTCTTGGTGTTTCTTTAGCTGCTGCTCGTGCTGCTGCTGATGAACTAGGCGTACATTTATATGAATATCTTGGTGGAGTGAACGGTAAAGTTCTTCCAGTTCCAATGATGAACATCCTTAACGGCGGAGAACATGCTGATAACAATGTCGACGTTCAAGAATTCATGGTAATGCCTGTTGGCGCTCCTAACTTTAAAGAAGCATTACGTATGGGTGCTGAAATTCTGCACGCACTTAAAGCTGTACTTAAAGGTAAAGGCTTAAACACTGGTGTTGGTGATGAAGGTGGATTCGCTCCAAACCTTAAATCCAATGAAGAAGCGCTTGAAACAATCATGCAAGCAATTAAAGATGCTGGTTACAAACCTGGCGAAGAAGTTAAACTTGCGATGGATGCTGCATCAAGTGAGTTCTATAACCGCGAAACTGGTAAATATGAACTTAAAGGTGAAGGCGTAACTCGTACTTCTGAAGAAATGGTAACTTGGTATGAAGAAATGATTACTAAATACCCAATCATCTCTATTGAAGATGGCCTAGACGAAAATGACTGGGACGGATTCAAACTACTTACAGAACGTATTGGTGATCGCGTTCAATTAGTAGGTGACGATTTATTTGTAACTAACACAACTAAACTTAAAGAAGGTATCGAAAAAGGTATCGCTAACTCCATCCTAATCAAAGTTAACCAAATTGGTACTTTGACTGAAACATTGGATGCTATTGAAATGGCTAAACGCGCTGGCTACACTGCAGTTGTTTCCCACCGTTCTGGTGAAACAGAAGATTCCACAATCGCTGACATTGCAGTAGCTACAAACGCTGGTCAAATCAAAACAGGTGCACCTACTCGTACTGACCGTGTTGCAAAATATAACCAATTACTCCGCATCGAAGACAATTTGGCTGATCTTGCTGAATATCATGGTAACGACACTTTCTACAACTTGAAAAAATAA
- the gpmI gene encoding 2,3-bisphosphoglycerate-independent phosphoglycerate mutase, producing MSKSPVAIIILDGFGKRAETVGNAVAQANKPNFDRYLANFPHGELKAAGLDVGLPEGQMGNSEVGHTNIGAGRIVYQSLTRIDKAIEEGEFQENKALNNAFTYTKENNSDLHLFGLLSDGGVHSHINHLVALLETAKDKGVKNVYIHAFLDGRDVAPQSSVEYLETLQKAISDLNYGAIATVSGRFYAMDRDKRWERVEKAYNAIVSAEGEKFEDPIELVKASYANDKNDEFVVPAIITKDGKPVATVKDNDAVIFFNFRPDRAIQLSNAFTDKEWDHFNRGADHPKNIKFVTMTLYNPSIDAEVAFEPIEMKNVIGEVLSNEGLSQLRIAETEKYPHVTFFMNGGRNEEFPGENRILINSPKVETYDLQPEMSAYEVTDALVEDIKNDKHDAIILNFANPDMVGHSGMLEPTIKAIEAVDENLGRVVDLILEKGGSAIIFADHGNSETMSTPEGKPHTAHTTVPVPVIVTKKGVTLREGGRLADVAPTMLDLLGVEKPAEMTGESLIQK from the coding sequence ATGAGTAAATCACCTGTAGCAATTATTATCCTCGATGGTTTTGGTAAACGTGCAGAAACAGTAGGTAATGCTGTAGCTCAAGCGAACAAACCAAACTTTGACCGTTACTTAGCTAATTTTCCTCATGGGGAACTTAAAGCTGCTGGACTTGACGTTGGTCTTCCGGAAGGTCAAATGGGTAACTCCGAAGTTGGTCATACAAACATCGGAGCTGGACGGATTGTCTACCAAAGCTTAACACGTATTGATAAAGCAATTGAAGAAGGCGAATTCCAAGAGAATAAAGCCCTAAACAATGCTTTCACTTATACAAAAGAAAACAACTCGGACCTACATTTGTTTGGCTTGCTTTCAGATGGTGGAGTGCACAGTCACATTAATCACCTCGTTGCACTACTTGAAACAGCCAAAGATAAAGGCGTGAAAAACGTGTACATCCATGCTTTCCTTGATGGACGTGACGTGGCTCCACAATCTTCCGTAGAGTATTTAGAAACTTTACAAAAAGCGATTAGTGATTTAAACTATGGCGCGATTGCAACTGTTTCTGGCCGCTTCTACGCAATGGATCGTGACAAACGCTGGGAACGTGTTGAAAAAGCATATAACGCAATCGTAAGCGCTGAAGGTGAAAAATTTGAAGATCCAATCGAACTTGTCAAAGCTTCTTATGCTAATGACAAAAATGATGAATTCGTTGTTCCAGCTATCATTACTAAAGATGGCAAACCTGTTGCAACAGTTAAAGACAACGATGCAGTTATTTTCTTCAATTTCCGTCCTGACCGTGCGATTCAACTTTCTAATGCATTCACTGATAAAGAATGGGATCATTTCAACCGTGGGGCAGATCACCCTAAAAACATTAAATTCGTTACAATGACTCTATACAACCCAAGCATTGATGCGGAAGTTGCATTTGAGCCAATTGAAATGAAAAATGTAATTGGCGAAGTACTTTCTAATGAAGGACTTTCACAACTTCGCATTGCCGAAACGGAAAAATATCCGCATGTAACATTCTTTATGAATGGTGGACGAAATGAAGAATTCCCTGGTGAAAACCGGATTCTAATTAATTCGCCAAAAGTAGAAACATACGATTTGCAACCTGAAATGAGTGCATATGAAGTTACAGATGCACTTGTGGAAGACATCAAAAACGACAAACACGATGCGATTATCTTAAACTTTGCAAACCCAGACATGGTTGGACACTCAGGTATGCTTGAGCCAACTATCAAGGCAATCGAAGCAGTAGATGAAAATCTTGGCCGTGTAGTAGACCTTATTTTAGAAAAAGGTGGTTCAGCGATTATTTTTGCCGACCATGGTAACTCTGAAACAATGTCTACTCCAGAAGGAAAACCACACACAGCACACACTACCGTTCCAGTTCCAGTAATTGTAACGAAAAAAGGTGTAACGCTTCGTGAAGGTGGTCGTCTGGCTGACGTAGCACCAACAATGCTTGATTTGCTCGGCGTTGAAAAACCTGCCGAAATGACAGGCGAAAGTTTAATTCAAAAATAA
- the tpiA gene encoding triose-phosphate isomerase, whose translation MRKPIIAGNWKMNKTAAKAGQFAEDVKNNVPSNDAVESVVAAPALFLQELVRLTEGTNLRVSAQNCYFEDEGAFTGEISPFALADLGVSYVIIGHSERREYFHETDEDINKKAHAIFKHGMTPIICCGETLDQREAGQTDTWVRGQIRAALAGLTEEQVIKSVIAYEPIWAIGTGKSSTSADANETCAVIRAEVADAVSQKAADAVRIQYGGSVKPENIADYLAESDIDGALVGGASLEPASFLALLEAVK comes from the coding sequence ATGCGTAAACCAATTATTGCTGGTAACTGGAAAATGAACAAAACGGCTGCAAAAGCTGGACAATTTGCAGAAGATGTAAAAAATAATGTGCCATCAAATGATGCTGTAGAATCAGTTGTTGCTGCACCGGCTTTATTTTTGCAAGAATTAGTTCGTCTTACTGAAGGAACTAACTTGCGTGTTTCTGCACAAAACTGTTATTTCGAAGACGAAGGTGCTTTCACAGGCGAAATTAGCCCATTTGCACTTGCTGATTTAGGTGTTTCTTATGTTATTATCGGACACTCTGAACGTCGTGAGTATTTTCATGAAACAGACGAAGATATTAACAAAAAAGCACACGCGATTTTTAAACATGGCATGACACCAATCATTTGCTGTGGTGAAACACTAGATCAACGTGAAGCTGGTCAAACAGATACTTGGGTACGTGGTCAAATCCGTGCGGCGCTTGCTGGTTTAACGGAAGAACAAGTAATCAAATCTGTTATTGCTTATGAACCAATCTGGGCAATCGGTACTGGGAAATCTTCCACAAGTGCTGATGCAAACGAAACTTGTGCAGTTATTCGTGCAGAAGTTGCAGACGCTGTTTCTCAAAAAGCAGCAGACGCAGTTCGTATTCAATACGGCGGTAGCGTAAAACCTGAAAACATTGCTGATTATCTTGCAGAGTCCGACATTGACGGCGCTCTTGTAGGTGGAGCAAGCTTAGAACCAGCATCGTTCTTAGCATTATTGGAGGCAGTAAAATAA
- a CDS encoding phosphoglycerate kinase, whose protein sequence is MAKKVVTDLDLKDKKVLVRVDFNVPMKDGKITNDNRIVAALPTIEYILEQNGKAILFSHLGKVKTEEDKEGKSLRPVAARLSELLGKEVKFVPATRGPELERAIADLKDGEVLLFENTRFEDIDGKKESKNDPELGKYWASLGDVFVNDAFGTAHRAHASNVGIASNLESAAGFLMEKEIKFIGGVVDNPARPLVAILGGAKVSDKIGVIENLLTKADKVLVGGGMTFTFMAAQGQEIGKSLLEADKVELAKGLLEKAGDKLVLPVDAVVSKEFSNDAPFHTVDADSIPADEMGLDIGQATIDLFTKELQGAKTVVWNGPMGVFELSNFAKGTIGVCEAIANLTDATTIIGGGDSAAAAMDLGFADKFTHISTGGGASLEYLEGKELPGVASISDK, encoded by the coding sequence ATGGCTAAAAAAGTTGTAACTGATTTAGATTTAAAAGACAAAAAAGTTTTAGTTCGTGTTGACTTTAACGTGCCAATGAAAGACGGTAAAATTACCAACGATAACCGTATCGTAGCAGCACTTCCAACTATCGAATACATCTTAGAACAAAACGGTAAAGCAATCCTATTTTCACACCTTGGAAAAGTAAAAACTGAAGAAGATAAAGAAGGGAAATCTCTTCGTCCAGTAGCCGCTCGTTTAAGCGAATTACTTGGAAAAGAAGTGAAATTCGTTCCTGCTACTCGTGGTCCAGAACTTGAAAGAGCAATTGCTGATTTAAAAGACGGCGAAGTACTTCTTTTTGAAAATACACGTTTTGAAGATATTGACGGTAAAAAAGAAAGCAAAAATGATCCAGAACTTGGAAAATACTGGGCTAGCCTAGGCGACGTTTTCGTGAATGACGCTTTTGGTACAGCTCACCGTGCGCACGCGTCTAACGTTGGAATCGCTTCTAACCTAGAATCAGCGGCAGGATTTTTGATGGAGAAAGAAATCAAATTTATCGGCGGTGTAGTTGACAATCCAGCTCGTCCTCTAGTAGCAATCCTAGGTGGCGCTAAAGTTTCTGACAAAATCGGTGTGATTGAAAACTTACTTACAAAAGCAGACAAAGTACTTGTTGGTGGAGGAATGACTTTCACTTTCATGGCAGCTCAAGGTCAAGAAATCGGTAAATCTCTTTTAGAAGCAGATAAAGTCGAACTTGCTAAAGGCTTACTTGAAAAAGCTGGCGACAAATTAGTATTACCAGTTGATGCTGTTGTTTCTAAAGAATTCAGTAACGATGCTCCTTTCCATACAGTAGATGCAGATAGTATTCCTGCTGACGAAATGGGACTTGATATCGGTCAAGCTACAATCGACCTATTTACAAAAGAACTTCAAGGTGCTAAAACAGTTGTTTGGAATGGTCCAATGGGCGTATTCGAACTTAGCAACTTTGCTAAAGGTACAATTGGCGTTTGTGAAGCTATTGCAAACCTAACTGATGCAACTACAATTATCGGTGGTGGGGATTCTGCAGCAGCGGCTATGGACTTAGGTTTTGCTGACAAATTCACACATATTTCCACTGGTGGCGGTGCGTCTCTAGAATATCTTGAAGGTAAAGAGCTTCCTGGTGTTGCTTCCATTAGCGACAAATAA
- the gap gene encoding type I glyceraldehyde-3-phosphate dehydrogenase has translation MTVKVGINGFGRIGRLAFRRIQNVEGIEVVAINDLTDAKMLAHLLKYDTTQGRFDGEVEVHDGFFNVNGKEVKVLANRNPEELPWGDLGVDIVLECTGFFTAQDKAELHIKAGAKKVVISAPATGDMKTIVYNVNHETLDGTETVISGASCTTNCLAPMAKVLEDKFGVVEGLMTTIHAYTGDQNTLDAPHPKGDFRRARAAAENIIPNTTGAAKAIGEVLPSLKGKLDGAAQRVPVPTGSLTELVTVLNKKVTVDEVNAAMEAASDPETFGYTNDQVVSSDIKGMTFGSLFDETQTKVLTVGDQQLVKTVAWYDNEMSYTAQLVRTLEYFAKIAK, from the coding sequence ATGACAGTTAAAGTTGGTATTAATGGTTTTGGACGTATCGGACGTCTAGCATTCCGTCGTATTCAAAATGTGGAAGGAATTGAAGTTGTTGCAATCAATGACTTAACAGACGCTAAAATGTTAGCTCACCTGTTAAAATATGATACAACTCAAGGCCGTTTCGACGGTGAAGTAGAAGTACATGATGGTTTCTTCAACGTAAACGGTAAAGAAGTTAAAGTATTAGCTAACCGTAACCCAGAAGAACTTCCATGGGGCGACCTAGGAGTAGACATCGTTCTAGAATGTACTGGTTTCTTCACAGCACAGGACAAAGCTGAATTACACATTAAAGCTGGCGCTAAAAAAGTTGTTATCTCCGCTCCAGCAACTGGCGATATGAAAACAATCGTTTACAATGTAAACCATGAAACATTAGACGGAACTGAAACAGTTATCTCTGGCGCAAGCTGTACTACTAACTGTTTAGCTCCAATGGCTAAAGTTTTAGAAGACAAATTTGGTGTTGTTGAAGGCCTAATGACTACAATTCACGCTTACACTGGTGACCAAAATACATTAGACGCTCCACATCCAAAAGGTGACTTCCGTCGTGCTCGTGCTGCTGCAGAAAATATCATCCCTAATACAACTGGTGCTGCAAAAGCTATCGGTGAAGTATTACCAAGCCTTAAAGGTAAATTAGACGGAGCTGCTCAACGTGTTCCAGTTCCAACTGGTTCCCTTACTGAATTAGTAACAGTTCTTAACAAAAAAGTTACTGTTGATGAAGTAAATGCAGCTATGGAAGCAGCTTCTGATCCAGAAACATTTGGTTACACTAATGATCAAGTTGTTTCTTCTGACATCAAAGGTATGACTTTCGGTTCATTATTTGATGAAACTCAAACAAAAGTTCTTACAGTTGGCGATCAACAATTAGTTAAAACTGTAGCTTGGTACGATAACGAAATGAGCTACACTGCTCAATTAGTACGTACTTTAGAATACTTTGCAAAAATTGCTAAATAA